From Fusarium musae strain F31 chromosome 8, whole genome shotgun sequence:
AGAAGTATTCCAACCTACCTGGCTGTCTAAAAACAGTCCATATCGCGACAGTCCCTCCCGGTTTCAATACTTTGGCTGCTGCAGCCCAGAACTTCGGCATATCGAACCAGTGAGCCTCGACATAGTCAGTGAAGGCCAGCGGGGTTAGAAAAATGTACGTACTGCAGTAGCAGCTGTTATCATGTCAATAGACGAATGAGGAATGTTATTCATCTTGTCAATGTCTTCTGCTGCGCTCAGCTTGTATACGATTGGGGCGCCAGTGCGAGCTTTTCCACCAAGACTAGTAGCTGTTGTGATCATGCTTTCCCCCGGATCAACGCCGTAAGCTAGATCGAAGTGAGGCGCGAGTTTCTGAGTCTCTGTCCCAGGCCCACATCCGACATCCAATACACATTCAGTCGCACCATTGGTAGATCTGTGATAGTTGAGGACAAAGTCTATAAGAGTATCGGTGTATCCGAGCCGTCCCACAGCATAGTCTGAAGCTTGGTCGGTAGTGTAGTTTCGAAACGTGACGTCTCGCGGTTCCAATATCTCCGACGTCATGGCTGATAGCGTGTTGTCAGGAAAACTGCTCCGGTGTAATGTCCTACTATTTTGGATTTCCATCAAGGCGGGGAACAGTTTTATAAGCCTCTCGGGCCGGACATCGGGGCATAGAGTAAGCACCGGTTCCGAGTAGATGACGTACCCAACAGATGACACCGTTTTCAACGATATACTGTTGAGTTAATCTTGCCTTTCAGCTATATAGATGCTAATAATCGAAGCCAGGGAATTGTCGCGACAGTAAGGTCAATTGATCTTCATCAATGGCGCAGCTTGGGATTGTCAAAATCCAGAGGGCGCTCCATACATGGCAGCCACCACTAATACACGGGCTGATTATCCGCGACTTCAGGAGCAAAGCGGCTAGCTAGATTGTGAAGGACGAGAATACAGAATACATTATATCCGTAAAAGAAGAATTATCAAGGTTAAGATTATAAATGTCACTAGTGCATAGGCTATTGTGCCGCTAAATGACGCTATTCGATTCTGTAACCGAATGTCGCTATAATCATCTATAGCCTCAAGCCATTTTCAGCTctagattaaaaaagaaatgatTTCCTCTCAGGAGACAGCGCCACCAGAGAAGCGAGCACTCCATAAAGATGAAATCCCTCTGTTGATTCCTGGCTCcagatttctttctttctctcatcCCACTGCTGTCAATTCTTTGACGTCCGATCTTTACCATTCGTCTTGTTTTCTGACCGTAACCATGGTCGCCATTCGCTCCTTTTTGATTCTCTCTGCTGCGGCTGGCATTGCCTCTGCTGGGAAATGCAAGCCTGAAAGCCGGTCGAGCTCCATCGTCCCAGTGGCAAGCAGCACTGGTTCCGCCAGCGTCAGCGTGATTGAGTCTAGTGCTACTCTGGCTGGCACGACCACGGAAACGACCCTTACCAAGTCTGCTACAGAGACTGCTTCTGATGAGACTGCCTCAGCAAGCGGTTCGGCCTCAGCCACGATCGTCGAGTCTTCTACCACTCTGTCCGATACCACCGTTGAAACAAGCATTGCGGAGTCTACTGCTTCCAGCGCCACCTCTGCCGATATCAGCACAACCGAGTCCAAACTCACGACCTTCCTCACCTCTTTTAGCACGTCCAACGCAGACACCACTACCGAAGCTGCAACCACCACTACAGCTGCACCTGGGCCTGTCGTATCATGCCCTTCCGACGTTGATCAATGCCTTGGTACCATGGAGATTCAATGTGACGTGCTCCTTGGAGGATTGAACAGCCCTAGCACTGTCGCTGACATGAACGCATGTGCTCAGCAATGCAACTCCGACACTTCTTGCAGAGCCTTCACATATAATGAGTACATGTATTCATGCTTCATTATCACTACCCAAGAAATCGTTCCCTCCAATGTTGGTGGCTGGGTAGCTGGCATCAAGGGAACGTGCGGCGAAACCACCGAGTCCAGCAGCACAGTCTTTACATCCACTGCCGAGACCACTACAACCGAGGCGGCCACAACCACGACTGCAGCGGCACCGCCGGTGGACAACTGCCCCCCGGAGACTGGCTTCTGCTTCGGCACAGCGGTGCTCCAGTGCGACATTGTTATTAACGATGGTCTGATCTTTTCTGGGGGCGGCAGTCTCACGCAGTGTGCTCAGATCTGTGCAATAGATGATTTATGCACTGGCTTTTCCCATAGACGGTCCGATGGTGCGTGTTATACCAGTCACAACGAGGCTCTTACCTCAACTACGCAAGAGGGATGGGACACCGGTATCTCGTACTCTTGCGCCACTTAGATGCGGCAGGAATAAACATTGACCGCGGTCGACTGTTTAGCTAGTTGTTTTGGTGGTTGGGAGAGTTTGGAATTGACTAGGGGCGGCATCGACGGGAACTATCCGAGGATCGATGCAGTCGAGGGCATAATTGTAATCTTCTTGAACATTATTATACTTGCATTCTATTTACTTGATGTTTACATATATTGAAATAGTCgatacctttttatactcTCCTGGTCCTGTTTGTATAAACCTATGTCTAGGCAATGATTATAAACACCTCTTTCCCAAGGGCCAGAAAAAGCCTTCCAGCTTATCCCAGACTGGAACTAGGTACCCTATAGACTAATGGCAGGACATCTATGTTTTCACCTTAGCTAACCGAAATAATATGCTGGCAACCGCCCCAAGATCTGGCAAAGTCATTGGGTATGATGTTCGCATGTACCTAACGGCGTCAGGGCCGGGTAACCCGGGTAGCCGGGTCAAGGCAGAGAATGCATTAGTCCTGATGGGATCCCCCGCAATGTCGCTTTCAGACTTTGTAAACGAAAACTTGGGATTCCAATCTCCACAAACTGTGCCGAGGTGCTGACTCGCAGAGGCGCCACGTAAACTCAAAGAGCCCGCTAAGCCAGGGTACAATGTCTTGGATCCTATTACAACGCCATTGTCGCCGGGGTTTCAAGGGGAAGTTCACGCTAGAGAAGAGGATCTTCCAGGAGAGTGCGGGCCCGAGTAAGCCCGAAGCTCTCCACATTCCGATCCAAACGGCTTATTGGCCATCGACATACTGATTGGGCGGGATGCCCTGCTAGATCGAAATTGCCCATGCCATGTGGGTACGGGGAAGACGGCCTTCGAGATATGCTGGCGTCAGTTCGTAGCTGTTAAATAGACGAGCTTGTCTTGTTTGGATTGTGGCTGCTTACATTTTACTATTCCCTTATGGATTCAAAGTGCTGCAAGATGGCACTCTCCGACCCCTTAAGTCCCATGTAACAAAACCGCCGGCAACTACCTATAAAAGCGGGAATGTCGGCCCTGACTGTGACACACAGTCATTCACCAAGTCCCTGGCCTGCTGCTGCATTGCGCCAACGCAACGCCAAAGATGGCAAGCGGCTCAGGCAATGAGACTAGGTCTCAAGGGCCTGATATCCTACGCCTGAATCTATGCCTCATCGTattctcatctctcatcaTAATGGCGCGTCTGTACGCTCGTTGCTTCATGACCAGGGCGTTTGGGGTTGATGACTTTTTGGCATTGATTGGCTTCGTGAGACCCCCTGTGGACTATTCCCACTCCATCAGCTCTGACATCCGTATGGTTTAGGCATTGACTGTCGCTATTTCCGCCATCGAGATCGCCCAAGTGCAAAATGGATCAGGCTCTACAATGAACACACTCACTCCCGCACAGTTAAAAGCTTTCTTCAATGTACGCGCCAATTCAATGCACACATGACCGGATTGGTCCTTGTCCCAGGCTAATAGAGAAAACCTCAAGCTTTTACCTGTTGAACAAATGCTATTTTTCCCAGCGCTCTGTTTCATCCGGCTGTCaattctagcttttattCCCCGTCTGCGTCGAGATCGTATGTCTTCCATCCTCTGCACTGCTGGTACAAACTGACATTCGAACTGCCGATAGGTCCATTCATGGGATTGATATGGGGCATCGGCGCTATTATCGTCTTGATAACTCTAGCAGCACTATTATTCTTCCTCCTGGAGTGTCAACCTATCGCGTACGTGTATCAGTTCCTATCGCTTTGCTTAGTTGGTCATCTAATGCTGTCACAGGGACCTATTTGATCGCATGAATAGTAATGGACATTGTGTCAGCCAAAAATCAGAGGCTCATTTGCTCTGGGCGCATGCTTTCATCGGGATTTTCATTGACGCTGCACTTTTCGGAACGCCAATCTGGGTTATTTACAAGAATATGAGGTTTGGTTCTCAGGCTATAaaagtcatcctcgtcttctgtGTTGGCTTAGTTGCCATTGTCGTTGGCATTATTCGACTTGGCTTCATGATGACAACTGATTTTGGTGTTGACACGTTAGTTACCTGCCTTGTCCTCTTCGCTGCCACTAAcattcttattaaagtacttacaAGATGGGCCGAGTTGCCATTTGGGTCTCAATTGAATTACACGTTGGACTCTGGTGCGGCAGCTTCCCTGCTCTTCAGCCTCTGATTCGCCTCGTTTCCTACCACGTCGGTCTCCGAAGTCACCTGTACAGTACAGACAAGACACCCGCTCGAGGAACTCGGACCGGAACTCGGCCTGGTGCAAGTCAATATATTAGGCAGCCCCATGTTGCTGACACCGACCCCGGGAGTGACGGGGCGAGCGCAAGAGCTATCGTCACAAGCGCCAACGCGACGACAGAATCTGTGGAGCTTGGGCATGTGGATAGCAAAGGCATTAATGTGAAGACTGACGTAACGGTGAGGATAGAAGATCAAGTTTACTCACGAGATAGGAGTAAAATGGAAACAACATGGGATGCTGTTTGATATAAGTAGTCAATTGTAGCATTATTGTTTCTTATTCAGAATAGATAtcttaaagacttatattttatagtatgTTCATAAACTTCCGGTCCAGACGCTTGAAATTCTAAATAGAAGTTCCTCACAGGTATACGGTAAACCTGACTATTCACTTCTACCTCCTACGCTCCGACTTCCCGGATGCTCATAGTCATACGCTCATAATTAGCCGGCGTATCACTACCTCCAATCTGCCAAGTGTGGCCAAGCGCTCGAACACCGACAGAATTCAGGCTCCAAGTACCTGTAGAAGGTATACACGTCGGAGGCATACTAGAAGATCCGCTCGACACACAAGACATCGCCGGGACCGAGCACTCGATACCAAAGGGACCAGACAACTCGCAAGTCAGGAAAGCTGTCTGCAATGCAATCTGGGTATGGCAGGTCACAACAGTAGCAGGCTTGTTCAGTTCCTCGTTCGTCGCACCATAATAGCCACAGAGATACCAGCCGAGGTCATTTACGATCCTGCCTTGAGAGTCGATGGAATATTGTCGGGCTGAGGGATTGTCGTCCTCGGTGGCGGGGTCGAATACGGCCACGGTGCTGTCGCGGTCGTAAGTCTCGAGACTGTTACCTGCCACGGCGTTTGAGCCGGAAGCAAACATTGTGAAGGTAGGGATGGCTGCGGATGATGTTGTCTCAGCCacggtggtggtggcgtcGGTGGTGGTTGGCTCAGCAGTTGTAGTCTCCGTAGTGTAGTCCATGGTGGTTGTGGCTGCAGATGTCTCAATGGTGATGGATGAATCCGACGTTTCGGCCGAGGCAGTCGTCTTAGTTGAAGAGACGAATGCATCGGTAGACGATTCAACTACCGTGGAGGAGGTGGCTTCTACATCTTCAGTACTGGATGCATGAGAAGTGACCAATGAAGTCTCGGTGGAAGCCTCCGAAGTGACAGCAGAGGTGATAGCAGAAGTGGTTGTGGCTGAGACTAATTTTATCTCAGTATGTAATCAATCAAACACTGTCGTCAACGAATACTCACGAGGCTTGCAAGGGCTTGCGACAGCAGACCCAATGACCAATAAGCCCAACGCCACTCGCAAATGAATGATGAATTGCATTGTTGCAGATAACGAGTGACTGAAGTGAGTACAAGGGAAGGAATACAGAACTGAAAACACAACGCGTCTCATGCATCCTTTTATTATTGCGACTTCGGCAATTGGAAAGGGGTCTACGAGATATCAGTGAGCTAATAGACGCCATAATCAATAGTGATGTTTTTAGTGCAACGCCAGACCCAAGTTGTCGGTCCAGCTAAACGAATTCAGCATACAAGTCCCCTGGGCGTTGAGAATGCGAATGTTCAATTGGCTGCATTAGTGCCGTCAGTTGCTGCAATTTCCCGGCTTTAGTAGAAAAACCGGTGTTGAGGAACACGGAGAAAAAATGCTAAAGTGTTTGTTTTGACCGAGTGGCTCAGATCATCGTGCGGGATATATCAAACTTGTCAACCAAATGAAATGAATCTTTCTGACAGAGTGGAAAGTCTAATGTGTTATTTTCGCCGAGTGGCTTGGATGTATCTTGAATGAGTGTCACCTTGCTCAAGTGTTTCTGCTGTGGCGGGCGTCACTCAGTTCCTGCTGGTCGATGATGCCTTGATTGATCTCGTCCGTCAGGTGTCAGGCCAGATTCTGCGCGACAGTACTCAATCAGGCTGAAGCATAAACTCATCGCGGTCCCAAAATCTTAGTCATTTCACGGGTATATATTGCTGGCTCTGGCCCCGTGTCATTCCCAGCTGCTTCCGTCAACTCCACTCCTAAACATAAGTGAAATTCTTTGTCGACGATCGAGATGTATATCccatctcttctcctttccatCCTTGGAGTAGTCTCCATTGCTTGTGCATTCCCCAGCCAAATCTCAAATCCGGAGCAGCTCCGAGGAAATAGCTCTGCATCGCAGAAGCTTGATGCAAATGCAGATGAAGACAGTCTTCGGTACCAGCCAGCCTTTTACTTTGACAAGGGGATCTGTAAAGGCGCCAAAAGGCCCATACCAGATGGTGGGGCTTGCGTTTCGAGATCTCTAGTATCCAAGAGAAAGGTCTACACGAGGAAGCGCTGCAACAACGGTTGGTGCGCATACATGTAAGTCCCAACGCCTAGTGCCCGCAAGTCCAAACTGACAGGACCAAGGTATGAGTACGAACTTGCATCGGGGTTCTTGTGTTACCGCAAACCCCGCTGGGAAAACATAGTGGTCtttgtcaagaacaacaccGTCCAGCACGTTGCAGCTTCAGAAAACGGAGTATACATTCGCAGGGACAAACCCCACCTACAAGAGGGCCATCCTCTGATGCTAAATTATGGGCCTGTTTCCCATCGGAGTGCTGTCTTTCGTTTTGCCAACAAGGGGCACGTGGAGAAAATTAGGAAGGATGTTGGGGAATGGGTTGTCGCAAATCTAGTTAATTGGGATGGGTCTCCTACACCAGCGCTGAACAAGAAGTTGTCAACTCATGACGCTCGGAGGAAAAAGGACCATTTGGCGGATGAGCACTTTACGGAGACTTTGTACGAGGCAGCCGGGGAATGTGTTCCTGGATTTGATTGTGAGAGTGGTGAAACGAAGGATATGCACAAGGaaaggcagaagaagaaagtgaaggctaaggacaaggacaagattgaagaggaagagaaggactcAGATAAAAAGTTCGATATCAAGGAGACTGTAAAGGGTAAGAACAAACATGAAGCGGAAGAGAAGGACTCGGATAAAAAGTTCGATATCAAGGAGACTGTAAAGGGTAAGGACAAACATGAAGCGGAAGAGAAGGACCAAACGATTGAGAGAggtaaggatgaggaggacaagaatggcgagaaggacaaggacaagattaaagaggaagagaaggactcGGATAAAAAGTTCAATATCAAGGAGACTGTAAAGGGTAAGGACAAACATGAAGCGGAAGAGAAGGACCAAACGATTGAGAGAggtaaggatgaggaggacaagaATGGCGAGAAGCATAAGGATGatggcaagaaggaggagaaccAATTTgacatcaagaagcagaaggacGAAGAGAAATAGATTCTACTGATAGGATTATCTATTGTTGTGAGCTGGAGCGGGTCGGTCAGTCAAACGGGGATACGGTCAAAGTCATGAACAGATAAGTTGCAAGGTCTCAGTAGGTCTATGGGACCCGGGTCAGAATTTATATATGAAATGCTTTTTTTTACCCAGGTCGCTGCACATCCTGCCTAACAAGCTTGTCTGCCCCCATCTTGGTGTTCGTCCTGATGATTGACAATCAGGTGGCCTGTTTGTGGGCCCAATCTCACAATTGTAGCTTGATACCCTGCATCTCACGATTGATCAACCTCGCCCAGGTCATAAAACAAGATAGACCTGTCTTGACTGGCCAATATATGCAATCCAGATTTCTATATTTCTGCAAAGCTTTGTAATTACTATGAGAAGCATACGCAACGCACGCGTGCTGTTTTGTGCCAGAACGAAGCCTATCTAAAAGGCTTATGACAATAGCCATTGATAGAGTAAGGACAAAGATCCGGTCTACAACACCACGATCGGTAGAACTATCTACTGCACATTCCACTTCCCCAGTTTGATCATTTATGGCGAGACTCGATTCAACGTGCaaggcgcgtgatgtgagccatcagaTGTGGggtctatcaactcaatGCAACAGACCACTTCAAGTCTTGGCTGATCACGATTTCACACTCTTCGGTTCTCGCCGAGGCTTCCCCCGCATTCCCTCTCCACTCCTCATTCGTGGAAACGTGCCCCCTGTTCAATCTTAACACTAATCTATTCCCCATCAGGTAATCCGATCATCTCATCACGTTAGGCTTATAAGTGTACTTTGTGACTTCGCATTACTATCTCTGGAAATATGTTGAATGAGGGGAAGGTCGTCTTTTGCGTCACGTTCTTCATCAGCTGACGATGTTATAAAAGTCACCTTCTCCTCAATATCAATACagttcctctcctcttcccatCACTACCTATTGTTGGTACTTGACTTCCAACTTCCGCCATGTCAATGAAAGCAGTGCGTTTCCACGGACAGCAGGATGTCCGGCTAGAGGAGATTCCCCTCCCCTCTCTCGAGCCAAACTCGGTCCGTATCGCTCCTAAATTCTGCGGAATCTGCGGGACAGACGTGCATGAATATCTCGGTGGCAATAACCTCATCCCCAAGCCTGGCACCCCGCACGGCATCACCGGGGAGACATCGCCCCTCACTCTGGGTCATGAGTTCAGCGGCGTTGTCGAGGAAGTGGGGAGTGAGGTTACGCGCCTCCAGAAGGGAGATCGCGTTTGCGTTCAGCCGATTATTTACGATAATGAATGTCGTTCATGCAAGCGCGGTCTTGTCAATTGTTGTGACAAGAATGGGTTTATCGGGCTGAGTGGTTGGGGAGGCGGTCTCTGTGAAACGACAGTTGTTCCGCAAGATGCTGTGAAGAAGTTGCCTGATAACGTTTCTCTTGAGGTTGGAGCGCTTGTTGAACCGCTTGCCGTCGGATGGCACGCGATCAAGATCTCGCCATATCAAGAAGGTGATTCAGCGTTTGTCGTTGGTGGCGGACCAATTGGACTCGCTGTTGTGCAGGCGCTTATTGGCAGAGGATGCAAGAACATTATTCTCAGCGAGGTCAGCTCCAAGCGTCGAGAGTTTGCAAGGAAATTCGGCGCTCATCATGTGTTTGACCCAACCAAGGACGACATCGTGGCTGAAGTCAAGAAATTGACCGACGGTTTGGGCGCAGACGTTGGTTTCGACGCAGCTGGATCCCAGCATGCCATCGATGCAGCTTTCGATTGTCTCAAGGCTAGAGCAGTACTCGTCAACATCGCTGTTTGGGAAAAGAGGGCTCAATTGAACATGAATCAGATCGTGTTTCGTGAAAGATCATACGTTGGATGGTAAGTTCCCTTCGTCTTTATTGAAGCAAATCTAACTTTAATAGCGCCACGTATGCTCTTGGTGATTTTGAAGAGGTCATTGATGCGCTGTCGAGTGGCAAGATTACGCCTGAGGGGATGATTACAAAGGTTATCAAGATGGATAAGGTTGTGGAGGAGGGGTTCCAGACGCTTATCAATGATAAGGATAATCATGTTAAGATTTTGGTTGATGTCAGTGCTGGTGTATAAGAACGGAGATGGGCCGTTACAAAGTATGTAGATTAGTTGGCGAGGAGTTGAGTCCGAATTCTGATGACTATCATTATGCTAGCCCCAGCTGGGTCCGTTCGCCATTCCACTGTACAGATCTATCCCAACATCCCCCAGCATCCAATCCATATACCCATCAGGACTCACCATGCCAGGAATGCCGTATGGGTCTGGTGTTTCCTGCTGCAATTCAGAGCTTCCAGCCTGCACGGGCGCCTTATCCGGTGTAGCCATTCTTCTAGCAAGATGAAAACCCGGGTCCAGCTGCTGCATCTCCCGTACATAACGAGCCTTGACAATGAGTCTCTGGATCGGCCTCCATAGATTTCCCCTCTTACCCCTTTCATTCATACTCCATCGATTGTGGACCGTGTTAGTGAACTCCCATGCTCGATCATATTCCGCTGACGCTGGACGAGAACAAATCTCGGAGAGTACAAATATGACTGCGTGCCACTGGATATGCGCTTTAGAGTGCCACGTCCACTTCGAGATACCGCTATTTGTCATAATAAAAATTGACAGTTCAAATACTTCCATAGAAATGGAAAATAGTCTGTCTCGAACGATCGTCGAGGTGTATGCTTCTTTTTGTTTCCTCGAGAAGTCAACGATGAGCCCCGTGTGGGGAACGATGAGTCGGGCGACCTTCGTTGTGAACAGCATGAACGGTACGGATTCATCACAGTAACGCTCCTCTAATTGGTTCTGGAGTTATTGAACGATTTGTTCACCATCAGCTTGTGCTGCAGTcgttgttgagcttggaatCGGTGATGCATATCCAACCTTCCAGCCAGCTTTAGTCATCTCACAACGGATTAGACAGAACGTCATCTGAGTGTATCCTTCATGCTCTTTAGGGGCTTCTGTCATATGGGGGGTGATATCGCtgtcgttgatgttgaggggGAAGCTTTGTGTCAAACATGTCGCCCCGCACTATAGGTTTGTATCCATGAAACTCTGAGGATCGCATGTCTAGTAGACAGATATGCCACCAAAGCCGACGCCTGAGTTCGGTATCGAATGGCTTGAGACCAAAACTTGTTCCATCACGATGCAGACCCATAGCTTGGGCGATGTGAAATATAAGCGACGTTAAAGACCATGTCGTTCTAGAGTCGTCTTCGTTCCGTAGGCCCGATAGCAATAACACAGCGGCTTGGAGGAGGACAAGGCTTTGCGTGTTCAGCAAGCTGGCACGGACCAAAGATTGCTCGATAACAAAGCGGAATTTGATTAGCGAGGTAGAACGCAACTCCCCGAGGACGCTTTTGCACTGGCCTTCATCCATGCTTATGACTGACGAGTAGTAGATGGCAAATAGCAAGGCCCTGCATTTCTATCGAATGTCTCTAGTGACACGATAGAATCCCAAAACCACTGCTCTGTGGTTGGCATATGGAAGATATGCACCAGTGGAAGGACATTCTGGATGAAGATGTTCAAGAGAGTGACTGATAGGTGCATGGGTGGATGATAGCTCAGAAGGGAATGACAGAGGGAACGAAACCCAAAGACCGAAGCACTTATCCCAATAGGTGACGCCACCTCTGGCATGGGTCCATATGCATCAGTAGGGTTGTtagcatcatcttcaaacaGAGAGTCGTGTAGCATGTCGCGCAATTCTTCGATCTGAATAACAAATAAATCAGCAACCATGGTAGATGTATAATAAGGTTACAGTATTAACCTCGTTTCCTAGATTGGCCCACAAAATGTTACTAACGTAGTAGCTCTTACTATCATTTATCATCAGGCAACCAAGTTGTTGGTTGGTGGAAGCATTATGAACagcgccatcttctcccgACAGAGAGTTCCATGCAGCACCCCGATGTGGTTAAATTTCTTCTACATCTATATTATCTCCAGATGGAGCGGCATCGGTTGTGGCCTCGACCTGACTTGTGAGTTCCTTAATGGTGTTTTCCAGTCACTGGAGCCGATCGACGAGACGGGTATCCAGCGTTCGAGTAGACTTCTTGGCAGCTCTACCACGACCAGCGGGGTATGAGCAATTGAGTTTGACGCGCAGGCAATTGGAGCAGGGCTTCTGGCGATCACATTTCACTTTTCGATAGCGGCAATAGGTGCAGCTGCGTAGAGGAAGTGGGTCGGAGGGAGTTGGCACGGGAGAGTCTGAGGTGGAACTCATTTTGACGTTTTCAGTAGTGGATGAAGCTGTCGGGGCCCTCGGAGGGGAGCTCGTTGAGACTGAAGAGGCCATGAATAGAGATTGGACTGTTGGGAGAATTAGAATGGcgaggctgagatgatgacCTAACATGCCACTCACTGCCGGTATCAGCGGCCCCCATTGCCCATTAGCTGGACAGTTCCTCTTTGCATGTAAGTAGCATTAACTCAAACCACCGATGGAACTTCGGGACTGGCGACTTTAGGGACCTCATCTCCGAGCATCAACTATTGGCCATCAATCATCGGCATTGCACTGACTGGCTTTGGTTTCACAACCATCTTCCAACCTGCACTTGGCTACCTCATCGTTACGTTCACTCTTTACAGCGAAAGTGCAGTTGCAGCCAATACCTTTATGCGGTCCATGTTCTCGGGCGCATTTCCTTTGTTCATCATCCCTATGTATCACAGACTTGGAGTGGACTGGGGAACAACCGTCTTTGGTTGCATTGCTGCGACGCTGATCCCTGTTCCGTATCTGTTCTTCGTTTGGGGGAAGAGGATCAGAGGTAGAGGCAAGTGGAGCAAGGGCAGCGTTTAGCTGCAGCATGCTTGACTTTTCTTTCAATC
This genomic window contains:
- a CDS encoding hypothetical protein (EggNog:ENOG41): MYIPSLLLSILGVVSIACAFPSQISNPEQLRGNSSASQKLDANADEDSLRYQPAFYFDKGICKGAKRPIPDGGACVSRSLVSKRKVYTRKRCNNVVFVKNNTVQHVAASENGVYIRRDKPHLQEGHPLMLNYGPVSHRSAVFRFANKGHVEKIRKDVGEWVVANLVNWDGSPTPALNKKLSTHDARRKKDHLADEHFTETLYEAAGECVPGFDCESGETKDMHKERQKKKVKAKDKDKIEEEEKDSDKKFDIKETVKGKNKHEAEEKDSDKKFDIKETVKGKDKHEAEEKDQTIERGKDEEDKNGEKDKDKIKEEEKDSDKKFNIKETVKGKDKHEAEEKDQTIERGKDEEDKNGEKHKDDGKKEENQFDIKKQKDEEK
- a CDS encoding hypothetical protein (EggNog:ENOG41), which produces MDYTTETTTAEPTTTDATTTVAETTSSAAIPTFTMFASGSNAVAGNSLETYDRDSTVAVFDPATEDDNPSARQYSIDSQGRIVNDLGWYLCGYYGATNEELNKPATVVTCHTQIALQTAFLTCELSGPFGIECSVPAMSCTWSLNSVGVRALGHTWQIGGSDTPANYERMTMSIREVGA
- a CDS encoding hypothetical protein (EggNog:ENOG41), which codes for MTSEILEPRDVTFRNYTTDQASDYAVGRLGYTDTLIDFVLNYHRSTNGATECVLDVGCGPGTETQKLAPHFDLAYGVDPGESMITTATSLGGKARTGAPIVYKLSAAEDIDKMNNIPHSSIDMITAATAAHWFDMPKFWAAAAKVLKPGGTVAIWTVFRQPGSFNNNTELQCIFAEFLDALAPYSRAGTHLTQSGYVDLPMPWDDPETSKLYDQQSSVRHVLTAEDGFIPDAGSKESSKSTSDEPVDRQIQKIEKLVGTFGSVSRWQKENPELVGTEEDPARVLISKVRKVLEESAEPIELSALAAKMAVALILVKRK
- a CDS encoding hypothetical protein (EggNog:ENOG41) codes for the protein MSMKAVRFHGQQDVRLEEIPLPSLEPNSVRIAPKFCGICGTDVHEYLGGNNLIPKPGTPHGITGETSPLTLGHEFSGVVEEVGSEVTRLQKGDRVCVQPIIYDNECRSCKRGLVNCCDKNGFIGLSGWGGGLCETTVVPQDAVKKLPDNVSLEVGALVEPLAVGWHAIKISPYQEGDSAFVVGGGPIGLAVVQALIGRGCKNIILSEVSSKRREFARKFGAHHVFDPTKDDIVAEVKKLTDGLGADVGFDAAGSQHAIDAAFDCLKARAVLVNIAVWEKRAQLNMNQIVFRERSYVGCATYALGDFEEVIDALSSGKITPEGMITKVIKMDKVVEEGFQTLINDKDNHVKILVDVSAGV